The genomic segment gaggcggtgattttgaggaaaatcccgtataaaagagagaatttgtttaacttcagcagaacaagcactgatgtcagtcagggttggtacagtcagttaggtgagtttactgcttgagtttctgtcttggtttcgggttattgtttacattgctggtgtggggctctgtcgttagcaccttctctcttcaaccagttgaggccgtgatgcaggtcacacccactgtgtactgctcagggcaaagcagatagaggtgGTTTTAGCCGGTTGGaatcaagcaaagtgagctcagctgtgtcagctccaggtgCTTTACTACACATGGTGCGCTTAATCGTCAGCGAGGTGTCAGCCCACGTCGGGTAAAGATCacaaagggtaaagacctgcaAATCCACCGAGTAAAGGCATGAGCTCAAACCTCCTCACAACTATATtaacgcacaatgtgcttcaaacccatccctATCAGACATGGGTACAGACCAAggcgtgtcacccatagacaccgcaatccgcaaaacctgtcctttccaatggcatgcacgtcagccacaccctctgttacctttggtctctggaactgtcagtctgcagtgaacaaaacagaattcatcagttcattgataaatctctctgacattcaggtcctagccctgccTGAAActtggatccgtccagaaaacacagctacaccagctgccctttctgtcaatgcagaattacCCAAACACCttgctcagctggacgaggaggtggaacgggcattcttatttctacgaagtggaactttacttctgtccgtcctatggctaactgctcatcacttgagtatcatgcagtaaaggtctctacacccattactgcatacattctggtcatttaccgccctccgggtggcagtatagatgactttgtctctgaaatggacatgattctctctgacattcctgataaTGGCACACcgctaattgtcatgggagacatgaacattcacattggcaaaccacaggcaactgattttctggctctcatctactctttcaatgtCAAACTGGTaaagactcctccaacacacaaagctgacaatactcttgacttggtgctgaccagaaactgctccacagccaacctgtccgtcaccccgctgtatctctcagaccacttcctggttaaattctctgtcttccttcctcatgtcaatcaagcggctccaaaaatggtgtcctaccgcaaaaacttgagatccctcagacctacacagctgtctgatgaggtttactctaccctcccttcccactcagacttctccttactgtctgttaatgaggctacagaaacactctgctcctctctcgcctcctcgcTGGACAagtctgtcctctggtgtcaaaaccagccagacaaaaccctcccagtccatggctcacagaggttctgagggagcacagagccggactcagggctgcagaaagaaagtggcacaaatcaaaagagcacacttacttgtctgagtaccagcaaaaacttgaaactttcacattcagcctaaaggcggccaagatagccttttatcagaacaagatccgcaatgctcccaacacacgacaactgttcatggtgtttaactctcttctatcgccaccacctgctcagcctcccactgtgctgactgcagaaatgtttgcttcctacttcactgaaaaggttgctaccatcagtaaccaattcactgagcctgaccaactcagccttaccaaaccagctactggtgcctcactctgctctttccgctgtctaaatgaggacgaagtctctaaacttctagtcagctcaaaacccacaacctgtcctcttgatcctgttccctctgacatcctgcagagcattttacctacagtcaaatctgcagaaactcatattatcaactcctctcttaaatccggtgtctttccttctgccttcaagcaagctcgggttagcccgctgctgaagaaacccacactcaacccagcccaggatGAAAACTACCAGCCagtctcattgcttccattcatgtctaaattactagagcgtgccgtcttcagtcaggtctcacagttcctccaagacaacaacctgtttgatccatatcaatctggctataggcaaggtcactctactgaaactgctctcctgtcagttactgatgcCCTATGgtttgccagatccactggtcaatcctcagtccttatactgctggacctgtctgctgcctttgacacagtcaaccatcatatactgttcttcaaactcttggagcttggcatctcaggatctgtcttCTCGTGGTTTACGttctacctcacagggagatcattcaaagtatcttggcaagggggaatgtccagatcacatgggctgacaacaggggtgcctcagggctcggtgcttggccctcttctcttttcactatacacctcctcactcggtgcagtcattagctctcatggtttctcctaccactgctatgcagatgacactcagcttttcctttctttcccacctgacgacacaaccgtctcaatgcgaatatcagcatgccttgctgatatctctgcatggatgaaggatcgccaccttcagctaaatctgtccaatgTGGGTTCCAACCAAGTGGCAACCTCCACCTGTAAAATGGGAAGCcaatgcagaagtgcaaaaattgcagttcacccctcatccactaggggctggctccaaaacagagcaaatccccatagacacCAATGTTAAAaggaccaacttcacagcagaaataaacatgtttaaagcctggtacaaaaaacattttaggattaacaggTCAAGTTTGACTTCATGACTACTGTGAGGggggtgttttttgttttctaactcatccgtttggatgttatttaatctttgaatTAGGCATAATTAAAGCCGTGTCCTTTTAaatgacaggtatccaatatcctcGGAAAGATGGGacagtgcagcacaaccgcattttttagctggctaacagcgtgctttagctttagcctgcctactTCCATTAGCCGGTTAGCTACCGTTTCTCGGGGtcagctcggttagctcttagccacaggcagctcggagttttatggttgtcaatcatccacccccaccttcacagtccccctcttaGCTagacctctttgcccattttccGAGACTAACAGCATGCGTGATGCTaacaagatggcgatggtgggaaccgcccagtgagcttcacttttgctcttcagaaacctacgggtgatgtcacggaggctctATCCaccttttatatacagtctatggtcccAACTCGGGTTAGAAAGGGGCATATTTGCTGGGATTTGGCTAGATTATGTTTTTCTGGAACACCATTCTCCAAGCAGATGCTGTGCAAAGAATTATGGGTTGAAATTTAGAATTTAGCAAACATCTGTATCAGTTCTGACTTATCTAAAATAATTTGATGTCAAATCAGCCCAAACTTAAATTTCATAATGACCCAATTTAAACATCCTAACAGCTGTTAACATTTGTACACTAATACATGTCCATGAACTTGGTCATAGTGGCACAAGTTCCATCATGTTATAAAAACAATCCTGAAGCTGTGATACAGCCTCCTCAGGCCATGTTGTGAAGGTAGTTTTAGTTGTCTTAGAACATTTTCTGATGGTGGTATATGCTGGAAACAGGAGCAGAGGACGCTGGTCTGACTGCCCGAGATGGGGAACAGAGACAGGTTTGTTTGCATGTCGGATGCTGGAATAAACATGATCAGAAATGTTCTCTCATCTTCAATATTTAAAGGACTTGTTCATGTTAAATAATGTAATGCAGTCTAACCTGGTTATACTAGCTCTTCACTGAAACAGGAATTTTGAAGTACACTTCTGTCACGACACACTCTCAGTGAGCCAGATCTTGTTtcctttccttgttttttttatcttcacaaaGTGGTTCCAGCCAGCAACAGCTGAGGTCAGCATATCTGTGTCCACAAGTGTCCTCGGTCTCACTGCCACTTCCATGAAAGCAGAACAAAGTTACAGGAAACAGGAACAAAGAAATGCTGAGTCACAGCAATGACACAGAACAATCCTCCACTGAGCTTCATGCTAATTCTGTACGGCTAATTGTGTAACATGACACAGCACAGATAGAAGGGAAActgttgagccactttgagTTCAAAAGTTCAAGAATATGTGGGAAAACGGAGTAAAGCCCAGTTAAAGGCACATGTTTATCTTCCACTGTCCCAGGTGTGTGGAGAGAATCATGAGCTCATACTGAGGAGTTTGTGTATCTACGACTGTCACCATTAATCTCCTTGCAGCACCTGCATCATATAACTTACCTGGAATTTAACTGATTACACTAATAACTTCTAAAACCCGTAGTGCAACTTAACCGAGAACATTTACTGAGGTTGTTTTAAGATACGTGTATCATACTCATATATAAACCATTATATAACACTTTATACTTTTAAATATGCTTTATTGTACAGTGAAATACATAAAGATGTTTATTagacaacatttatttttaccatcAATATTGAGATCAtatacagagagaataaaaaaaagaaaaatggttgaCAGGTCTTATAAAAATAGAACCTCTCAAAGTGAATCTACTGTACTTTTCACCAGATGTAACATCTGCATTCGCTTTCCAACCCAGTGACTGTAGTTGGTGGTCTCTTATCCTTCCACTTAAATAACATTAGCCATCTTATATATTTTGGGAGATTAACCATGGTAGAGCCCAGACTAAATATAAAGAATTGTGTTTAGAAAGTTGTGAATATCTTTCCCGAATTTCAAAATTTGGAcggttcttttgtttgtattaaGAAATTTAGATGCATTTTTCCATGTATGATAGACTCATATCTACAATATATATAGTTGAGTTTACTGAATCTTCATGTACTAAAAATGCTTCGTCATTGTTTGTGCTTGACTGTCACCTGATGACTCTGATGGAACATTACACCTTCCAAAAAAGATATCACGATCCCTCGTGGCTTTTTTCCTGTGTGTCCTTTGCACTTGCTGATTGGCCGAAACGTGCCGAAGGACGTTGCGTCAGTCACGAGGTCTGCGTATAAATAAGGACAACAAACAACCACCGCCTCACACCGGGGAAGAAATCTACAAGGAGTTCTTGCTTCAACAGTGTTTGAACGGAACTTCCTCTTTCGACCCGCTTTTCTCTCGACTATTCAGCATTTTTTCATCCGTAAATCTTTTTCTACTTGAACACTACTAATTAAGTCGACGTAGAGCTCTATTTTTGTACCGTTTTTGTTAAGAAATAGCAGAAAAACCGCCAGCCGAAATGGAGTCCCAAGTACGTCAGAACTACCAACGCGACTGCGAGGCCGCCATCAACAGGATGGTCAACATGGAGCTGTTCGCCTCCTACACCTACACCTCCATGGTAAGAAGCTGACCAGGGTTCCAGTTACAGGGGAGCTACCCTGAAATGTAGAATAGCTTCcttaaagacattcagctgatagTTTAAGGAGAAGCCAtaaaaatagtccactttcaggttacatttcattttttattaaggTTCCTGTTTATTGGAAAGAATATAGCTAATCAGTCAGATTTGTGttcttattaattaaattaaatcttccAAACGCAGGTGATCTGTTGcttccttcagcaccatggacagcagcattgtttttGGCTGTGAGCCATTAAGTAACTTGTTATTGATTAGTTGGTTGCCAGACGAGGAGTCTATTACTGTTTATAGCTAAATGATGGCTGAGGTGTCCTAATAACTACTTGTCTGCTTTTGTTCCTCTCCCTCCTGCAGGCCTTTTACTTCTCCCGTGATGATGTGGCCCTTCCAGGTTTTGCCCACTTCTTTAAGGAGAACAGTgatgaggagagggagcatGCTGAGAAGCTGCTTTCCTTCCAAAACAAGAGAGGAGGGCGCATCTTCCTCCAGGATGTGAAGGTCGGCACAAATTCATGATTTAATGTATCGTTCACACTTTTGAAAGATATCAGTGTGGAAATGTGTCACTTGAGACTTAAATGTTGTTTGAAATTGCAGAAACCCGAGCGTGATGAGTGGGGAAGCGGTCTGGAGGCCATGCAGTGTGCCCTGCAGCTGGAGAAGGACGTCAACCAGGCCCTGCTGGATCTGCACAAGCTGGCCTCTGCTCACGTAGACCCTCATGTAAGTTGTATTAATAAGTTGGGTATAAGTAAAGTCTAATAACTCCTTAATACCATCTAATAAGCATGTCTTTTCAGCTGTGTGACTTCCTGGAGACCCACTACCTGAATGAACAAGTGGAAGCAATCAAGAAGCTTGGTGATCACATCACTAACCTGACCCGCATGGATGCCCACAACAACAAGATGGCGGAGTACCTGTTTGACAAACACTCCCTGGATGGCAAGAGCTAAATGTCTACATGTTATCTGCAGGCTTTAGAAGGAACTCCTTTCTGGTCCAGCTGTTCACATCACTGATCATTTTTAAAGAAGTTGTATCATAAGGTCTTGGAAGATCTGGTGGCAACTACATGTCATGTGAACGCTTGTTGTGACCTCTGATCTGTTCTGAATAAACAGTTTGTGCTGGATTTCTGATCTCTTGTTCATGTCTGTTTGAAGAGTTAAACCATGCAGGTAGCTCTGACATTTTAGTGATTCTTGGCTGTCTAAAAGAATTTGAATCAAAACTTTAATTCACTCACTCTTGCAATTGGGACTTAGTGACCTGAGTCCTATTAAATGATGTACAATCAGCAGCTATATTTGAGTACAGGTAGAAATCACAATTTAGTCCCATGAGTTTGGCAATTATGCTACTCGGCTAACAAATTGTAATCTTTTATAAGTGGTGTGGAGCCATGGTAGCGTTACCAATTATCACTCCTGTTATTGCACTTGACTGTTTCTGTAAATGTTCTTAAGGGCTGACTGTAAATCTATAGTTGGCCCttaatctaaatatttaaagtaattGTATACCAGATGGTGCAAAGGAAAGTTTACAAATTCTTACAAAGTTGGGTGAAGCAGATGTAGACCTATAAAATCACCATGCATTTAACCATGCAAGACAGATTAAGAATCTTTTCCAACTGTGGCCTGGCAAAAGGCTTTTTGATCAGGAAGTTAAAAGTAGCTTTTAAACAAAGAATCTAAACATCAGATGtgaatttagaaaatatttacaaaaagtaaaatacacAAAGGCAGCTAAAAGATTCAGGAAACTGGgggaaacaaaactgaaaacagttaATAATTGAATTTCTTCATAAGTCCGGTAAATGCAACTACTTTCCGACGTCGTAAAGCATTGTGACATGTAGATACTAACAGgtttgtttttgtgacattGCTGGTTTATTTTCGGAGGTTTTGTGATGTAATGTTGCCATCTGCTGGAGAAGCTCGGTACTGCACAGGAAAGAAGCTTCACTCCTGTCACCGAAGaagctatttttatttcagtgtaagGAACAAATGAAGTTGATGTGaacatttatgttattttagatTACATGGAAAGCTTTAGTTCCCGTACTACACTTGCTGCTCAAGTCACAGCCGGAAAACATGACAGAGATGGATGCAGACTCCACAGAACATCAAGAGCTTATAGGGTGTGTTGTCCCTGACCAGTTATGACTCAGAGTGGCAAAAATGTCAGATTTCCTTATTAAAAAGGTATCAAATGAGCAAATTATTAGTAAAATAATTGCTAAAAAGgttacaacattttttattatattttattttaaaattatatgcAATTTATGAAGCAATCATTTTTACTTCAAAACTATTCAAATTAAAAACTCAAACCATTAttaaggctttatttatttatttggattacTGTATTTGTTACCGTTAACGACACAAGTTTGTTGAGATATAAACATAAAGTCCTTTTGTCGAGAACATACTTTTTCCGCTTGTGGATGGGATTAGGCTTCAACAGCTGGAGGGGAACAGATCTCGCGGGGAAACTGGCCTCGATACAACATAAAACTGGAtccagctgatatcagctgcAACCGGACAGATTTAACAAGAAAGTTTACATTTAACATGATTAGCAAAGTCAGTCTAATAATCTTAACCAGTGCTCAAATTATCCCAAGGCTTTCAGGTGAGTCTTGCGCGGTTAAAAATATAGTTACTATCGAAAACAACCCTCTCCTACTGtgtgcagcttgtttaatctgAAACAGGGAATGTTCTTTAAAGAAGCACAAAAGGAAGCATATCAAGTGTTTGTTGTGTGGAGCAGGCTCACAGGAAACCAACGATGCTGCTGTCCACGTGCTGAAGGAAACGCAGCTACACTGATATAAAT from the Melanotaenia boesemani isolate fMelBoe1 chromosome 2, fMelBoe1.pri, whole genome shotgun sequence genome contains:
- the LOC121629217 gene encoding ferritin, middle subunit-like, with the translated sequence MESQVRQNYQRDCEAAINRMVNMELFASYTYTSMAFYFSRDDVALPGFAHFFKENSDEEREHAEKLLSFQNKRGGRIFLQDVKKPERDEWGSGLEAMQCALQLEKDVNQALLDLHKLASAHVDPHLCDFLETHYLNEQVEAIKKLGDHITNLTRMDAHNNKMAEYLFDKHSLDGKS